The Salvia splendens isolate huo1 unplaced genomic scaffold, SspV2 ctg1078, whole genome shotgun sequence genome includes the window aaataaaaaaaacggtaataaacggctatattttttggaaatctgaatttttttaaaaaaaaattggtattattttcgatttaaaaaaaaggaaattacaaCGGCATTGTCGTTGGCTAATCGCACGCTCCCACGTCGCCATACTCAGCGGCACGAACGTGCTCTTATTATCGAGCAGAGCCGTGCCGTTGGCGCAAGCACGACGGCGGACGGGGCTGTGCCGCACCGCTGGCAGCGACGCTGTCCGCCCCAGAGAGTGGCTATGGGGATGCCCTTAATTTCAAGTGTTTATAGCTATTTATAGCACAAATTACAAAATGGCACTCAATTTTATTCTTCACTTGAAAATCCTACAAATGTGTTTAGTTTAATTTGAGATACTATGATTTTGTCACACGTGTGGCAACAATAAAACAAGATTTACCGACGAATATTTGTATCGATAAATCCCAGAAGTCCTtcaaaaaattaacggtaaaGAACCCATAATTAACAACACtatatcaaaaaatataaaaaaaatttaaaaaattttaaaaaaagtaacaACACTATATCATCCATCAGTAATTTCATCCCACAATTTTGAAATGATTAATAAGAAAAGGAAAATTAATTTGCATAGACATCGATATACATTTACAAGAGAACATTGTATTATGTTGACATTAAAAGTAAAGCTACATCAAAATTATAGGAGGAAAACCTATTTTCTCTAAGAGTAGCTCCTAAACAACCTCAATTTTCACCTAATCATCAATAAAACCGGTTATAGTAATAATAGTGACAATCAGAAGTTTGAGAACTGATTTTGAGAAGCCTGCACCATCTGCAAATCCGACGTCGTTTGGCAAGAATTGTCTTCTGCAATCATACTCCtgaaaaaaataccaaaaataaataaaaatgaaatctttATATTCAAGAATTGTAATGAGTTGATGCAAAAGTGATCTTACTCTCTTGGCCTTGAAGCCCACAGTGAGCTCAGAGCTCGTAGTCGGCCATAGTATTCTCCGATCACCAGGAAGCAACGTGCAGCTTGCCGAATTGTCAACAAACGGTGCAGCTGATGAAGGGTCTGTTGCCTTAGATTATCAGCCTGTGTTTTTGCAAATGTAGCACCAAAATGAAGTCAAGAATGCATTCTTTTCAACTACTGAGTCGTTTTTAGGCACATAGAGAATAGTAATGTCACATATGCATTGATCTGCTACACAAATCTTCATCTAAGAAATCATCAGTTAACAGCAAGGCGTCATTTGTTTGCTTTTAACATGCCAGTGAGTTGAAATAACGACATTGCAAGAAAACGAGCATCTATAATTGGTTCCACCAGAAATGGACTGATTAGTCATATCATGCTAAAGCAGCTTTCATGAAGGCGCTTTCTTGAAAAAGGAAGTATTTTTATACTTTCCTTTCCTAAATACTAACAATTTTCAGATGTTTTTTGACAGATGAAAGAAGGTACTTAGGTATATGTAAATCTAATGGAGCCATTTTATGTGGTCCAAAGATAAATCTACTTCGTTACACGTATACGCTGACGAGGAAAGATACCTAAATCTGTTAAAGTATGGTTGAGAGAGAACTTAAAAGAGAAAGCAAAATGTAAAGCCAAAAAGGAATGGGAATGATACTTTTATCTTGTTGCATTAGTTTCCGACATATGCTTTCTAATCACTTATCGCTTATCTCACTAATTAAAATCACATTTTAGCATCAAACCACAACGCGGCGTGTCCCTAAAGTGCAAGCCTTAACTTTTAAATGACTTAAGGTAAGGGATTAAAATCAGATTCTATTTTTGCATAGTTTCATGATAGGACTGATCTAAATGCAAGAAAGGAAGAGGGAGTGGGTGTATGAACCTGTCGAACAAAGCCCTCAAGATTGGCGAGCTTTCCCAACGAGACAGCCATGTGACGCATGCTGTCGTTAACAGAGCCATTAGCAATGGTATCAACCAAGGATTGCTGCAACTGGTCCAAGCCTTGAGAGAGAGCCTCCTCTGCCTGCTGTGAGGAATGCTGAAGGCTGCAAATCCCCATGAATTGCTGTTCCGTTAAAGGGTCTAATTGCGGTATCAACATCTGATAATCAATAAAATGTAATGGTTACTAATCAGTTAAAAATGTGGATGATGACAAATGACTTGTACAGTGATGGACTATAACCTTGATCAGGTCAGATGGCCGGAAACCGCCCATCCAAAGGAAACACCTCTCTGCAGGTGTAGTCCACATTCCGGTGATGAGGTGGAAGACGTCAGATTTAGCAGCGGCGCCTTTCAGGCTAAAGACCTCGTCATAGTGAGCAATGTATCCATCGACTATAACCCTCAAGTCGCTGTCGGATAAGTGAGCTTGCAATGCAGTTCGGAGTTCGGATATGTGCCTGTGATCATCATCTAGCCATCTAGAATATTCCATATCGAATATTGCTCCacctataacaaaaaatcataacattatttgattatagTATGTGAATCACATAGTCCATTGAGGGCCCATGAATGTTGCATTCACAAAGTAAAGACACGCTTCAAGAAAGCACAAAAGGACAGCCACAACCACTAACTACTacaccattttttttattcccacctttttttggttttgattttgtatgattttttattttatattttttgtatatccACATAACTTTTTGCATAATGTACAAAGGCTTGATGCCAGGATTCAAATATCTGTGGGCACAGATGAGGCAAAAGACTGAACTGTAAAGattccaaaattccaaataTTATTCATACTGATAGAACCAGCTATTTGGGAAGGGGAAAACACACACGTCAAGGACACTCTTGCTGACCATGTGGTAAGAATTGCAGCCTTGGTCATACAGatatttgatttgaatcttttttCCCCTGAAACAGTAATTAAAATCTGACATGCCTTTCAAGAAGAAGAAAACTTCTAGTCAAAAATAGaaggtttttttttgttttagttgaaAAAAGTTTAAAGCCTAATATGGCTTCAAATTCTCCTTTTATACTCGATACAACAAAACATCTAGccaaaaattttgatttttgaagatTAAGATTAAGTCCCACTATTTTATGGTCAATAATTAGAGCATGAAGGAAGAAAAAGTCTAGCTAATGTCTACAAATTGAAGGGTTTGACAATTTTGATGTTTTTGTTCATAACTAGATTGAAGTCAGACAAATCTAATAATGTCATTTAAGTTTAAACAAATCCAATAATGCAATAATTAACTAGCATGGGAAAGACTAACTCCTTCCTCcttcaaaaaaaatcaatctttaATCAAACATTCATGGGAAAAGGGGGAAGAAGTCTTCAATTTATGTAGAGGGCAGTTTAGTAAAATCACTATTAAGAAATGTAGACACATACCAGAGCTAATACTCCCACTTGCAGCCCCACCTCCTCCTAAGAAAAGTCCCTGTTGAATATAGTGATGGAGA containing:
- the LOC121788572 gene encoding transcription factor TGA9-like isoform X1, coding for MASHRVGEPAALSDSGAPHHHHIPYAVPHMLHHPTNSNFINQEGPAFDFGELEEAIILQGVKINNDDKKQHLYTAIRPAATLDMFPSWPMRFHQHTTRGSSKSGEESTDSGSAVNTLSNTPESPSDHRQPPPPPPQMDAAGGIDSPRMSGLQSQPPAKPAPEKRSGPGSNSDKVLDAKTLRRLAQNREAARKSRLRKKAYVQQLESSRIRLAQLEQDLQRARSQGLFLGGGGAASGSISSGGAIFDMEYSRWLDDDHRHISELRTALQAHLSDSDLRVIVDGYIAHYDEVFSLKGAAAKSDVFHLITGMWTTPAERCFLWMGGFRPSDLIKMLIPQLDPLTEQQFMGICSLQHSSQQAEEALSQGLDQLQQSLVDTIANGSVNDSMRHMAVSLGKLANLEGFVRQADNLRQQTLHQLHRLLTIRQAARCFLVIGEYYGRLRALSSLWASRPRESMIAEDNSCQTTSDLQMVQASQNQFSNF
- the LOC121788572 gene encoding transcription factor TGA9-like isoform X2, with translation MASHRVGEPAALSDSGAPHHHHIPYAVPHMLHHPTNSNFINQEGPAFDFGELEEAIILQGVKINNDDKKQHLYTAIRPAATLDMFPSWPMRFHQHTTRGSSKSGEESTDSGSAVNTLSNTPESPSDHRQPPPPPPQMDAAGGIDSPRMSGLQSQPPAKPAPEKTLRRLAQNREAARKSRLRKKAYVQQLESSRIRLAQLEQDLQRARSQGLFLGGGGAASGSISSGGAIFDMEYSRWLDDDHRHISELRTALQAHLSDSDLRVIVDGYIAHYDEVFSLKGAAAKSDVFHLITGMWTTPAERCFLWMGGFRPSDLIKMLIPQLDPLTEQQFMGICSLQHSSQQAEEALSQGLDQLQQSLVDTIANGSVNDSMRHMAVSLGKLANLEGFVRQADNLRQQTLHQLHRLLTIRQAARCFLVIGEYYGRLRALSSLWASRPRESMIAEDNSCQTTSDLQMVQASQNQFSNF